From Streptosporangium album, the proteins below share one genomic window:
- a CDS encoding DUF5682 family protein, whose translation MSVSVLGVRHHGPGSARSLVQELDRLKPDIVLIEGPPEADELVELAKDPGLQPPVALLAHVPGEPSKAAFWPFAVFSPEWQAICHAAGAGVPVRFCDLPAVHSLASESGEPGEGRRDGAPEGAEAGDGRPEGAGPGAAGPRAGEGPDAGVPAVRTDPIGALARAAGYDDPERWWEDVVEHRGDTPFQVIAEAMAAVREGHVADTREARREAFMRRTIRRALKDGFERIAVVCGAWHVPALAGDPAEGAAWGSGLPTVKADDALLRGLPKVKAEMTWVPWTYGRLAAWSGYGAGVTSPGWYHHLFASADRPVERWLTAAAGVLREEDLPVSSAHVIEAVRLTQSLAVLRGRPLAGLAEVTEAVRAVLCEGDDLPTELVQRRMVVGERLGHVPDATPMVPLQRHLREEQRRLKLKPEALGREHDLDLRKPLDLERSRLLHRLRLLGVEWGTPQESRGKGTFRESWTLTWRPEFDIDLIEAGAWGTTVPAAATARVRDLADGGRVSDPAASRAGAGTAAGPGSPALHGGRESTPGVTLAGLTGLVERCLLADLPDALPYVLEALSARAALDSDVTHLMAALPAMVRAQRYGDVRGTPAAGLATIVDALLSRVCVGLGGAVTGLDDDAARDLLRHVDGVHAAVALLDGAAGQESPQARWLATLRGASGRSDLHGLIEGRLIRILLDAGDLDAASVGPRMSRAMSAGHPPARAAAWIEGFLSGGGLLLVHDARLLALVDGWLTGLAPETFVDVLPLLRRTFGAFAAPERRSIGSRVRSLATGAAPDAAVAAELDEKRAAAAVRTVLMILGKMEAT comes from the coding sequence ATGAGCGTCTCCGTGCTGGGAGTCCGGCATCACGGACCGGGCTCGGCGCGGTCCCTCGTTCAGGAGCTGGACCGGCTCAAGCCGGACATCGTTCTCATCGAGGGGCCGCCCGAGGCCGACGAGCTGGTGGAGCTGGCCAAGGACCCCGGCCTCCAGCCCCCGGTGGCGCTGCTGGCCCACGTGCCGGGAGAGCCGTCCAAGGCGGCGTTCTGGCCGTTCGCGGTCTTCTCGCCCGAGTGGCAGGCGATCTGCCACGCCGCGGGGGCGGGTGTCCCGGTCCGCTTCTGCGACCTGCCCGCCGTCCACAGCCTCGCCTCCGAGTCGGGGGAGCCGGGGGAGGGGCGGCGGGACGGCGCCCCGGAGGGCGCGGAAGCCGGGGACGGGCGACCTGAGGGCGCGGGTCCCGGGGCCGCGGGGCCGCGGGCCGGGGAGGGGCCGGACGCCGGAGTGCCGGCCGTACGGACCGACCCGATCGGGGCGCTCGCCCGCGCGGCCGGATACGACGACCCGGAGCGCTGGTGGGAGGACGTGGTCGAGCACCGGGGGGACACTCCGTTCCAGGTGATCGCCGAAGCGATGGCGGCGGTCCGTGAGGGGCACGTGGCCGACACGCGGGAGGCCCGGCGGGAGGCCTTCATGCGCCGCACGATCCGCAGGGCGCTCAAGGACGGGTTCGAGCGGATCGCCGTCGTATGCGGGGCCTGGCACGTGCCCGCGCTGGCGGGGGATCCGGCGGAGGGCGCCGCGTGGGGGAGCGGGCTGCCCACGGTGAAGGCCGACGACGCGCTGCTGCGGGGGCTGCCCAAGGTGAAGGCCGAGATGACCTGGGTGCCCTGGACGTACGGGCGGCTGGCCGCCTGGAGTGGCTACGGCGCGGGAGTGACCTCGCCGGGCTGGTACCACCACCTGTTCGCCTCCGCCGACCGTCCGGTGGAGCGATGGCTGACCGCGGCGGCCGGGGTGTTGCGCGAGGAGGACCTGCCGGTCTCCTCGGCGCACGTCATCGAGGCGGTGCGACTGACACAGAGCCTGGCCGTGCTCCGGGGACGGCCGCTGGCCGGGCTGGCGGAGGTCACCGAGGCGGTCAGGGCCGTCCTGTGTGAGGGTGACGACCTGCCGACGGAGCTGGTCCAGCGGCGCATGGTCGTGGGGGAGAGGCTCGGCCACGTTCCCGACGCGACCCCGATGGTCCCTCTCCAGCGCCACCTCCGCGAGGAGCAGCGACGGCTGAAGCTCAAGCCGGAGGCTCTGGGCCGCGAGCACGACCTCGACCTGCGCAAACCGCTGGACCTGGAGCGCAGCAGGCTGCTGCACCGGCTGCGGCTGCTCGGCGTGGAGTGGGGGACACCTCAGGAGAGCCGGGGCAAGGGCACCTTCCGCGAGTCGTGGACGCTCACCTGGCGCCCCGAGTTCGACATCGACCTGATCGAGGCGGGCGCCTGGGGCACCACGGTCCCCGCCGCTGCCACCGCCCGTGTCCGCGACCTCGCGGACGGAGGGCGGGTGTCGGATCCGGCCGCGTCACGGGCAGGCGCGGGGACGGCGGCGGGGCCGGGTTCCCCGGCGCTCCACGGCGGGCGGGAGAGCACGCCCGGGGTCACGCTGGCCGGGCTCACCGGGCTGGTGGAGCGCTGCCTGCTCGCCGACCTGCCGGATGCGCTGCCGTACGTGCTGGAGGCGCTGTCGGCACGGGCCGCACTCGACAGCGACGTCACGCACCTGATGGCGGCGCTTCCCGCGATGGTCCGCGCCCAGCGTTACGGCGACGTGCGCGGCACTCCCGCCGCCGGCCTGGCCACCATCGTCGACGCCCTGCTCAGCAGGGTCTGCGTGGGGTTGGGCGGAGCGGTCACCGGGTTGGACGACGATGCCGCGCGCGACCTGCTGCGCCACGTCGACGGGGTGCACGCCGCGGTGGCCCTGCTCGACGGAGCCGCCGGACAGGAGTCGCCACAGGCGCGGTGGCTGGCCACGTTGCGCGGGGCGTCGGGCCGTTCCGACCTGCACGGCCTGATCGAGGGGCGGCTCATCCGGATCCTGCTGGACGCCGGGGACCTCGACGCCGCATCGGTGGGCCCGCGGATGTCCCGGGCGATGTCGGCCGGGCATCCACCGGCCCGGGCGGCGGCCTGGATCGAGGGGTTCCTGTCGGGTGGCGGACTGCTGCTCGTCCACGACGCCCGGCTGCTCGCGCTGGTCGACGGATGGCTCACCGGGCTGGCCCCGGAGACGTTCGTCGACGTGCTGCCTCTGCTCCGCAGGACGTTCGGCGCCTTCGCCGCGCCGGAGCGGCGCTCGATCGGCTCGCGGGTCCGCTCGCTCGCGACCGGGGCGGCCCCGGACGCGGCGGTCGCGGCGGAGCTCGACGAGAAACGCGCGGCGGCGGCCGTGCGGACCGTGCTGATGATCCTGGGGAAGATGGAGGCGACGTGA
- a CDS encoding DUF5691 domain-containing protein, translated as MNASTAWEELVSAALVGTDRRPVPGGSAPETELLERAAVHTLRMRAGQRLAGGEPLSVAPAEEQPVVSRAAADRLGRILGGERPRLLAEWLETAAGRGYRVSPHLLPELLDQGARDRSIRPHLGVLAGHRGRWLAGLNPAWDFLLQEVTAVASAASDDAREVWEFGTSGDRRAHLGAVRSADPAGARQLLAKTWEKEAPEDRAAFLEVLAAGLSPDDEPFLEAALDDRRREVRHQAADLLTRLPDSRLGRRMAGRVTRYLTVEGGGIQVTPPVVCDAAMERDGIRAKPPRGTGERGWWLQQAVARTPLGVWTRLLGRPPAELVRMEIADWGREVMAGWVRAAVLQGDPEWARELFAWDPLADLLAALPGAEQESLAADFVRRHGLDGQLIMVLGGAAAPWGAHLTRAVLQKILEVSGTQPWNLGELTRLAGERIDPALYGVAERLSPEPPIQEVAALLRFRDDMLKELA; from the coding sequence TTGAACGCCTCGACCGCGTGGGAGGAGCTCGTCTCCGCCGCGCTCGTCGGCACCGACCGCCGCCCCGTTCCGGGTGGCTCGGCTCCCGAGACCGAGCTCCTCGAACGCGCCGCCGTGCACACCCTGCGGATGCGGGCCGGTCAGCGTCTGGCCGGAGGCGAGCCGCTGAGCGTCGCACCGGCCGAGGAGCAGCCCGTGGTCTCGCGCGCGGCGGCCGACCGGCTCGGCCGGATCCTCGGCGGCGAGCGGCCGAGGCTGCTCGCCGAATGGCTGGAGACGGCGGCAGGGCGTGGCTACCGGGTCTCGCCGCACCTGCTGCCCGAGCTTCTCGACCAGGGGGCCAGGGACCGGTCGATCCGCCCGCACCTGGGCGTTCTGGCCGGGCACCGGGGCCGCTGGCTGGCCGGCCTCAACCCGGCGTGGGATTTCCTGCTCCAGGAGGTCACCGCGGTCGCCTCGGCCGCATCCGACGACGCCCGGGAGGTCTGGGAGTTCGGCACCTCCGGTGATCGCCGCGCCCATCTGGGCGCGGTGCGGTCCGCAGACCCGGCGGGAGCCAGGCAGCTGCTCGCAAAGACGTGGGAGAAGGAGGCCCCCGAGGACCGGGCGGCCTTCCTGGAGGTCCTGGCCGCCGGGCTCTCACCCGACGACGAACCGTTCCTGGAGGCCGCCCTCGACGACCGCCGCCGCGAGGTCCGCCACCAGGCGGCCGACCTGCTGACCCGCCTGCCGGACTCGCGTCTGGGCCGGCGGATGGCCGGACGGGTCACCCGCTACCTCACCGTGGAGGGCGGGGGCATCCAGGTCACCCCTCCCGTCGTCTGCGACGCCGCGATGGAGCGCGACGGCATCCGGGCCAAGCCGCCGCGGGGGACGGGAGAGCGGGGCTGGTGGCTGCAGCAGGCCGTGGCGCGCACTCCGCTCGGCGTCTGGACCCGGCTGCTCGGCCGTCCGCCCGCGGAGCTCGTCCGCATGGAGATCGCCGACTGGGGCCGGGAGGTCATGGCGGGGTGGGTCAGGGCCGCGGTGCTCCAGGGCGATCCCGAATGGGCGAGGGAGCTGTTCGCCTGGGATCCGCTCGCCGACCTGCTGGCCGCGCTGCCGGGGGCCGAGCAGGAGAGCCTCGCGGCCGACTTCGTCCGGCGGCACGGCCTGGACGGCCAGCTCATCATGGTCCTCGGCGGCGCCGCGGCGCCCTGGGGAGCCCATCTGACCAGGGCCGTGCTGCAGAAGATCCTTGAGGTCTCCGGCACCCAGCCGTGGAACCTCGGCGAGCTGACCAGGCTCGCCGGCGAACGCATCGATCCCGCCCTGTACGGCGTGGCCGAACGGCTCTCGCCCGAGCCGCCCATCCAGGAGGTCGCCGCCCTCCTGCGTTTCCGTGACGACATGTTGAAGGAGCTTGCGTGA
- a CDS encoding enolase C-terminal domain-like protein — MPRVRELEVFRLVLPYGRRPESILVRLTDHGGMTGWGEVVDPAPKTWAALEELLAGALIGVDWEHPDELGVLPGGSAADMACWDLWARMRGVPLSHALGGSRTSLMATVRIGAERNLESLVARVNRHVCAGYAHITLDVHPGWDIEPLRAVRQAYPALSIAVDARGAYTDVGALEALDAYTLSSIERPFADLAEHAELQERVAAAVLLEVSSLAELDEAILVNAGRALLLRPDVLGSLNEARQVHDHAVRAGWKIACAGGRGTGLARAATVAVASMPGCALPCDVAEPPRSAQIVTPPVGVVGGVVAVPLTQPGLGHTVDVARVRRLARDSYAA; from the coding sequence ATGCCACGCGTGCGTGAGCTTGAGGTGTTCCGCCTGGTCCTGCCGTACGGCAGGCGGCCGGAGAGCATCCTCGTCCGGCTCACCGACCATGGCGGCATGACCGGTTGGGGAGAGGTCGTCGACCCCGCTCCCAAGACCTGGGCGGCTCTGGAGGAGCTGCTCGCCGGGGCACTGATCGGTGTCGACTGGGAGCATCCGGACGAACTGGGCGTCCTGCCCGGAGGCTCGGCCGCCGACATGGCCTGCTGGGATCTGTGGGCGAGGATGCGCGGTGTGCCGCTCTCCCACGCACTCGGCGGCAGCCGTACCTCATTGATGGCCACCGTCAGGATCGGTGCCGAGCGTAACCTGGAGAGCCTGGTCGCACGGGTGAACCGCCACGTCTGCGCCGGCTACGCCCACATCACCCTGGACGTCCATCCCGGCTGGGACATCGAACCGCTGCGGGCCGTCCGCCAGGCCTACCCCGCGCTGAGCATCGCCGTGGACGCCCGCGGCGCCTACACCGACGTCGGCGCCCTCGAGGCGCTGGACGCCTACACGCTCTCGTCCATCGAGCGCCCGTTCGCCGACCTCGCCGAGCACGCCGAGCTGCAGGAGCGCGTCGCCGCCGCCGTCCTGCTGGAGGTGTCCTCACTGGCCGAGCTCGACGAGGCGATTCTCGTGAACGCGGGCCGGGCGCTGCTGCTCCGCCCCGATGTCCTGGGCTCCCTGAACGAGGCGCGGCAGGTGCACGACCACGCCGTACGGGCGGGCTGGAAGATCGCCTGCGCCGGAGGCCGGGGCACCGGCCTCGCCCGGGCGGCCACGGTCGCCGTGGCCAGCATGCCCGGTTGCGCTCTCCCCTGCGACGTGGCCGAGCCGCCGCGCAGCGCGCAGATCGTCACCCCGCCGGTCGGCGTGGTCGGCGGCGTCGTGGCCGTGCCGCTCACCCAGCCGGGCCTCGGCCACACCGTCGACGTGGCCCGCGTCCGCCGTCTCGCCAGGGATTCCT
- a CDS encoding TetR/AcrR family transcriptional regulator C-terminal domain-containing protein, translating into MENKEELLDLIYDEVMGEIQVPEPDPERWLEQLRELVMESFRVFSAHADIAKVGLSTIPTGPNGLRIAEAQLAIMLGGGVPPKVAAIMIDRLGLYVCSDTYEGSLYISRQRASGKDLVSFMGEFFGQIETFYRSLPAGRFPNLVGQIDNLMEAGGTERFEFGLDLLLRGLASHVEAGPTTKG; encoded by the coding sequence GTGGAGAACAAGGAGGAGCTCCTCGACCTGATCTACGACGAGGTCATGGGTGAGATCCAGGTGCCCGAGCCCGATCCGGAGCGCTGGCTGGAGCAGCTCAGGGAGCTGGTCATGGAATCTTTCCGCGTGTTCAGCGCCCACGCCGACATCGCCAAGGTCGGTCTCTCCACCATCCCGACCGGGCCCAACGGGCTGCGGATAGCCGAGGCGCAGCTGGCCATCATGCTCGGTGGCGGGGTGCCACCCAAGGTCGCCGCCATAATGATCGACCGTCTCGGCCTCTACGTCTGCTCCGACACCTACGAGGGGTCCCTCTACATCAGCAGGCAGCGGGCCAGCGGGAAGGACCTGGTGAGCTTCATGGGCGAGTTCTTCGGCCAGATCGAGACGTTCTACCGCAGCCTGCCCGCCGGCCGTTTCCCCAACCTCGTCGGCCAGATCGACAACCTGATGGAGGCCGGTGGCACGGAGCGGTTCGAGTTCGGTCTCGACCTGCTCCTGCGCGGCCTGGCCTCCCATGTCGAGGCGGGTCCTACGACCAAGGGCTGA
- a CDS encoding ATP-binding protein, with amino-acid sequence MTTVLRAHAEDQYADELAILAKSDDRVRPPGWKLSPWAVTCYILGDGDQITPKYIGPRRIVEVAVATLATDRALLLLGVPGTAKTWLSEHLAAAISGDSTLLVQGTAGTAEEAIRYGWNYARLLSEGPSRQALTPSPVMRAMAEGRLARVEELTRMPSDVQDALITVLSEKTLPIPELNEEVQASRGFNVIATANDRDRGVNDLSSALRRRFNTVVLPVPATAEEEVDIVSRRVDQLGRSLELPETMTGLAEIRRVVTVFRELRTGVTEDGRTKVKSPSGTLSTAEAISVLTNGIALAAHFGDGVLRPSDVAAGIVGAVVQDPVSDRVVWREYLETVVRERQDWRDFYRACRDAG; translated from the coding sequence GTGACAACGGTTCTGCGGGCCCATGCCGAAGACCAGTACGCCGACGAGCTGGCGATCCTGGCCAAAAGCGACGACCGGGTCCGGCCGCCGGGCTGGAAACTGTCCCCCTGGGCGGTGACCTGCTACATCCTCGGCGACGGCGACCAGATCACCCCGAAGTACATCGGGCCCCGCCGCATCGTGGAGGTGGCGGTGGCGACCCTGGCCACCGACCGCGCGCTGCTGCTGCTCGGCGTGCCCGGCACCGCCAAGACCTGGCTGTCGGAGCATCTGGCCGCCGCGATCAGCGGTGACTCCACTCTGCTGGTGCAGGGGACGGCGGGCACGGCCGAGGAGGCCATCCGCTACGGCTGGAACTACGCCCGCCTGCTGTCGGAGGGCCCCTCCCGGCAGGCGCTCACCCCCAGCCCGGTGATGCGCGCGATGGCCGAGGGCCGCCTCGCCCGGGTGGAGGAGCTGACCCGCATGCCCTCCGACGTGCAGGACGCGCTGATCACCGTGCTGTCGGAGAAGACCCTGCCGATCCCCGAGCTCAACGAGGAGGTCCAGGCCTCGCGCGGGTTCAACGTCATCGCCACCGCCAACGACCGCGACCGGGGGGTCAACGACCTGTCCAGCGCCCTGCGCCGCAGGTTCAACACCGTGGTGCTGCCGGTCCCCGCCACCGCCGAGGAGGAGGTGGACATCGTCTCCCGCCGCGTCGACCAGCTCGGCCGATCCCTGGAGCTGCCCGAGACCATGACCGGCCTCGCGGAGATCCGCCGCGTCGTCACGGTCTTCCGTGAGCTGCGCACCGGCGTCACCGAGGACGGCCGGACCAAGGTCAAGTCTCCCAGCGGCACCCTCAGCACCGCCGAGGCCATCTCCGTCCTCACCAACGGCATCGCCCTGGCCGCCCATTTCGGCGACGGCGTGCTCCGCCCCTCCGACGTGGCCGCGGGAATCGTCGGTGCCGTGGTCCAGGATCCGGTCTCCGACCGCGTCGTCTGGCGGGAATACCTCGAGACCGTCGTCCGCGAGCGCCAGGACTGGCGCGACTTCTACCGGGCCTGCCGTGACGCGGGCTGA
- a CDS encoding MFS transporter produces MGVEGGGAGAELLGGPSSMIQWLGAGYTLAMAVGLITGGRLGDLYGRKRMFAIGTLFFGLLEKGWTFEESMRLTIWIEVGLLAVTFLAAFLLPLRARPEENAGH; encoded by the coding sequence GTGGGCGTAGAGGGAGGCGGGGCCGGTGCCGAGCTCCTGGGCGGCCCGTCGAGCATGATCCAGTGGCTCGGCGCCGGCTACACCCTGGCGATGGCCGTCGGCCTCATCACAGGCGGCCGCCTGGGAGACCTCTACGGCCGCAAGCGCATGTTCGCGATCGGCACGCTCTTCTTCGGCCTGCTGGAGAAGGGCTGGACGTTCGAGGAGTCGATGCGGCTGACGATCTGGATCGAGGTCGGCCTGCTCGCCGTCACCTTCCTCGCCGCTTTCCTGCTCCCGCTCCGCGCCCGGCCCGAGGAAAACGCCGGTCACTGA
- a CDS encoding VWA domain-containing protein, translating to MDERLRRWRLVLGGDADGTGCALGGTDAQMDGALAALYNGGDGEGPGERSGGLGASAPRVARWLGDIRSYFPSTVVQVMQKDAVERLNLTRLLLEPEMLEAVEPDVHMVGTLLSLNRVMPEKARESARALVRKVVSELERRLVQKTKAAVTGALDRSARTHRPRRVADIDWDRTIRANLKNYLPERNTVVPSRLVGYGRRQRAVQREVVLCIDQSGSMAASVVYSSVFGAVLASMRSLRTSLVVFDTAVVDLTDQLHDPVELLFGTQLGGGTDINRAIAYSQGLITRPTDSIFILISDLYEGGVREEMLRRVAQMTAAGVQVIVLLALSDEGAPFYDRDNAAALAALGVPAFACTPDAFPGLMAAAIERRDIGQWAERELERTAT from the coding sequence ATGGACGAGAGGCTGCGACGTTGGCGGCTGGTGCTCGGCGGGGACGCCGACGGCACCGGATGCGCGCTCGGCGGCACCGACGCCCAGATGGACGGTGCACTGGCGGCCCTTTACAACGGCGGTGACGGCGAGGGGCCGGGCGAACGGAGCGGGGGCCTGGGGGCCTCGGCTCCCAGAGTGGCGCGCTGGCTGGGCGACATCCGCTCCTACTTCCCTTCGACCGTCGTCCAGGTCATGCAGAAGGACGCCGTCGAGCGGCTGAACCTGACCAGGCTGCTGCTGGAGCCGGAGATGCTGGAGGCGGTCGAGCCCGACGTCCACATGGTCGGCACGCTGCTGTCGCTCAACCGGGTGATGCCGGAGAAGGCACGCGAGTCGGCCCGCGCGCTGGTCCGCAAGGTCGTCTCCGAGCTGGAACGGCGGCTGGTGCAGAAGACGAAGGCGGCCGTCACCGGCGCGCTGGACCGGTCGGCGCGGACCCACCGGCCCAGGCGGGTCGCCGACATCGACTGGGACCGTACGATCCGTGCCAACCTGAAGAACTACCTGCCTGAGCGGAACACCGTGGTGCCCTCCAGGCTGGTCGGGTACGGCAGGAGGCAGCGGGCCGTCCAGCGCGAGGTCGTGCTCTGCATCGACCAGAGCGGCTCGATGGCCGCCTCCGTCGTCTATTCGAGCGTCTTCGGCGCGGTGCTGGCCTCGATGCGCTCGCTCAGGACCTCGCTGGTCGTCTTCGACACCGCGGTCGTCGACCTCACCGACCAGCTCCACGACCCGGTCGAGCTGCTGTTCGGCACCCAGCTCGGCGGTGGCACCGACATCAACCGGGCCATCGCCTACAGTCAGGGCCTCATCACCCGGCCCACCGACTCGATCTTCATCCTGATCAGCGACCTCTACGAGGGCGGCGTCCGGGAGGAGATGCTCCGCAGGGTCGCCCAGATGACCGCGGCCGGAGTGCAGGTCATCGTGCTGCTCGCGCTGTCGGATGAGGGCGCGCCCTTCTACGACCGTGACAACGCCGCCGCCCTGGCCGCCCTGGGGGTGCCGGCCTTCGCCTGCACCCCCGACGCCTTCCCCGGTCTGATGGCCGCCGCGATCGAGCGCCGCGACATCGGCCAGTGGGCCGAGCGCGAGCTGGAGCGCACGGCCACGTGA
- a CDS encoding MFS transporter — protein MTMTTASPPPAGIFAERHRALTVGMVALISLVAFEYLAVATAMPVVADELDGHALYGLAFSGAMAAGVIATVLGGRWSDARGPVGPLWAGVAAFAAGLVVAGTAPTMDLFVAGRFVQGFGGGLFQVSMYVVVSRVYPAEIHPRVFSIFATAWVVPSMIGPAITGLVVENAGWRWVFIGVTAFILPAALLLWRGLATAPMSDRPSPGARSSIVRRLGWAVLTAVGAALMQYGGAARGAGLILLLAGLAVLAASLPRLLPAGTLSAARGLPSVITLRGIAAGAAIGGEAFLPLMLNEERGLSLTMAGLTLTGGALSWSFGSWVVGRRRFDRVLVLRAGSVLIASGLALMGLTVFAVVPVATAFLGEIVLGLGMGIVYPTLSVLVLELSRPGEEGENSASLGVGESVYTVVSVAVTGAILAALGAAASTYVLCFALASLLAATGALVAGRVRT, from the coding sequence ATGACTATGACGACGGCTTCGCCACCGCCCGCCGGGATCTTCGCCGAGCGTCACCGCGCGCTGACGGTCGGCATGGTGGCGCTCATCTCCCTGGTCGCCTTCGAGTATCTGGCGGTGGCGACCGCCATGCCGGTCGTGGCCGACGAACTGGACGGGCACGCGCTGTACGGGCTGGCGTTCAGCGGGGCGATGGCAGCCGGAGTGATCGCGACGGTGCTGGGCGGGCGATGGAGCGACGCCAGGGGGCCGGTCGGGCCACTCTGGGCGGGCGTGGCGGCGTTCGCCGCCGGGCTGGTCGTCGCAGGGACGGCGCCGACCATGGACCTGTTCGTCGCGGGCCGGTTCGTCCAGGGTTTCGGGGGAGGCCTCTTCCAGGTCTCGATGTACGTCGTGGTCTCGCGGGTCTACCCGGCGGAGATCCACCCCCGGGTGTTCTCGATCTTCGCCACCGCCTGGGTGGTGCCCTCCATGATCGGTCCGGCCATCACCGGCCTGGTGGTGGAGAACGCGGGCTGGCGCTGGGTCTTCATCGGGGTGACGGCGTTCATCCTCCCGGCCGCGCTGCTGCTCTGGCGTGGCCTGGCCACCGCGCCGATGTCGGACCGGCCGTCGCCGGGAGCGCGCTCCTCGATCGTGAGGCGGCTGGGCTGGGCGGTGCTGACCGCGGTCGGCGCGGCGCTCATGCAGTACGGCGGAGCGGCCCGGGGCGCCGGGCTGATTCTGCTGCTCGCCGGTCTGGCCGTGCTGGCCGCGTCGCTGCCCCGGCTGCTCCCCGCGGGCACGCTGAGCGCCGCCCGCGGACTGCCCTCGGTGATCACCCTGCGGGGGATCGCGGCGGGCGCGGCCATCGGCGGTGAGGCGTTCCTGCCGCTGATGCTCAACGAGGAGCGCGGCCTGTCGCTCACCATGGCCGGGCTCACTCTGACCGGCGGCGCGCTGAGCTGGTCGTTCGGCTCGTGGGTCGTGGGGCGCAGACGGTTCGACCGCGTCCTGGTCCTGCGCGCCGGCTCCGTGCTGATCGCCTCGGGTCTCGCACTGATGGGACTGACCGTGTTCGCCGTGGTCCCGGTGGCCACCGCCTTCCTCGGTGAGATCGTCCTGGGCCTCGGCATGGGGATCGTGTATCCGACGCTGTCGGTGCTCGTCCTGGAGCTGTCGCGCCCCGGAGAGGAGGGGGAGAACAGCGCGTCACTGGGCGTCGGCGAGTCGGTCTACACGGTCGTCTCGGTCGCGGTCACCGGTGCGATCCTGGCGGCACTGGGCGCCGCCGCCTCCACCTACGTGCTGTGTTTCGCGCTGGCCTCGCTGCTGGCGGCCACGGGCGCCCTGGTCGCGGGCAGGGTCAGGACTTAA
- a CDS encoding SWIM zinc finger family protein, which translates to MIERWNRDQVLALAPDTSSAKAAQGVSSPGKWSGIGATADALWGECKGSGSTPYRACVDLSEPAYRCSCPSRKFPCKHALGLLLLWSADGVPAADEPADWVAEWLEQRRERAVKATARAAEAEAPRAAGTGADPAESRRAGQREQRVAAGLSELERWLADQVRQGLAGSRRHDHWDDLARRLVDAQAPAVAGALARLSSVLSGEDWPARLLGEYALLHLLCVAHRRLPEVVGEARDGVDTGLLQRVRERVGFPVTKEEVLAGETVRDVWDVLGRRDEEHDRLIARRVWLRGRNTGRAALVLSFAPVGQALDASLVTGTALDADLAFYPGTSPLRALVATRHGGAPAAPAPGSTPQEVLEEVAGALAGDPWADSWPVVLDAVTPAGNGSWSLGDSSGGLALHPSAGTPWRLIAASGGHPLTVAAEWTPRGLRPLTTWDEEGRVIVL; encoded by the coding sequence GTGATCGAACGGTGGAACCGGGATCAGGTGCTGGCGCTCGCGCCCGACACCTCATCCGCCAAAGCGGCCCAGGGGGTCTCCTCCCCCGGCAAGTGGTCGGGGATCGGAGCCACGGCCGACGCGCTGTGGGGTGAGTGCAAGGGCAGCGGCTCCACGCCCTACCGGGCGTGCGTCGACCTGTCCGAGCCCGCCTACCGGTGCAGCTGCCCGAGCCGGAAGTTTCCCTGCAAACACGCCCTCGGCCTGTTGCTGCTGTGGTCGGCGGACGGCGTCCCGGCCGCCGACGAGCCCGCCGACTGGGTGGCCGAGTGGCTTGAGCAGCGGCGCGAGCGCGCCGTCAAGGCGACGGCCCGCGCGGCGGAGGCAGAGGCGCCCCGCGCGGCGGGAACGGGCGCGGATCCCGCGGAGAGCCGCCGGGCCGGGCAGCGTGAGCAGCGCGTGGCGGCCGGGCTGTCGGAGCTGGAGCGCTGGCTCGCCGACCAGGTCAGGCAGGGCCTCGCCGGATCCCGGCGGCACGACCACTGGGACGATCTGGCCAGACGCCTGGTCGACGCGCAGGCTCCGGCCGTCGCCGGCGCCCTCGCCCGCCTGAGCTCCGTCCTGAGCGGCGAGGACTGGCCCGCCCGCCTCCTTGGCGAATACGCGCTCCTTCACCTCCTCTGTGTGGCTCACCGCCGCCTGCCCGAGGTCGTCGGGGAGGCACGAGACGGTGTGGACACCGGTCTCCTGCAGCGGGTCCGCGAGCGCGTCGGTTTCCCGGTCACCAAGGAGGAGGTGCTCGCGGGAGAGACGGTCAGGGACGTCTGGGACGTGCTCGGGCGCCGCGACGAGGAGCACGACCGGTTGATCGCGCGCCGGGTCTGGCTCCGCGGCAGGAACACCGGCCGGGCGGCGCTCGTGCTCTCCTTCGCCCCGGTGGGCCAGGCCCTCGACGCCTCGCTCGTCACCGGCACGGCCCTCGACGCCGACCTGGCGTTCTATCCGGGGACGTCACCGCTGCGAGCCCTGGTCGCCACCCGTCACGGTGGCGCCCCCGCCGCTCCCGCGCCCGGATCCACCCCGCAGGAGGTGCTGGAGGAGGTCGCCGGGGCCCTTGCCGGAGATCCCTGGGCCGACTCCTGGCCCGTTGTCCTCGACGCGGTGACCCCCGCGGGGAACGGTTCCTGGTCGCTTGGCGACTCCTCGGGAGGACTCGCGCTCCACCCGTCGGCCGGCACCCCCTGGCGGCTGATCGCGGCCTCCGGGGGACACCCGCTGACCGTCGCCGCCGAATGGACCCCCAGAGGCCTGCGGCCTCTCACGACCTGGGACGAGGAAGGCCGGGTGATCGTCCTTTGA